From a region of the Neobacillus niacini genome:
- a CDS encoding Glu/Leu/Phe/Val family dehydrogenase, whose protein sequence is MSKEQQKEKESLNLYYSTQTVIQEALTKLGYNSEMFELLKEPIRLLTVRIPVRMDDGTVKIFTGYRSQHNDAVGPTKGGVRFHPDVDEAEVKALSIWMSLKCGITNLPYGGGKGGIICDPRKMSFRELERLSRGYVRAISQIVGPTKDIPAPDVYTNSQIMAWMMDEYSRLREFDSPGFITGKPLVLGGSHGRETATARGVTMCINEAVKKKGKELKGARVVIQGFGNAGSYLAKFMHDAGAKVVAVSDVYGGVYDPDGLDIDYLLDRRDSFGTFSQLFTDTISNQELLELECDILVPAAISNQITEKNAANIKASIVVEAANGPTTLEATKILTEHGVLLVPDILASAGGVTVSYFEWVQNNQGYYWSEEEVMEKLEKVMVSSFDTIYQQAQTYQVDMRLAAYMVGIKKVAEASQFRGWV, encoded by the coding sequence ATGTCAAAAGAACAGCAAAAGGAAAAGGAATCTTTAAACTTATACTACTCAACACAAACGGTCATACAAGAAGCATTAACGAAGTTGGGCTACAATAGTGAAATGTTTGAACTATTAAAAGAACCGATTCGATTATTGACAGTAAGAATTCCAGTCCGAATGGATGATGGCACCGTGAAAATCTTTACCGGATACCGTTCGCAGCATAACGATGCAGTTGGGCCAACAAAGGGCGGCGTTCGCTTTCATCCTGATGTCGATGAAGCAGAGGTAAAAGCTCTATCGATTTGGATGAGCTTAAAGTGTGGGATTACAAACCTTCCTTATGGTGGCGGTAAAGGCGGTATCATCTGTGATCCAAGAAAGATGTCGTTTAGGGAACTTGAGAGATTAAGCAGAGGGTATGTTCGAGCGATTAGCCAGATTGTTGGACCAACAAAGGATATTCCTGCACCGGATGTTTATACTAATTCACAAATAATGGCATGGATGATGGATGAATATAGTCGTCTGCGTGAGTTTGACTCGCCAGGATTTATTACTGGTAAACCTCTTGTATTAGGAGGATCGCATGGACGAGAAACTGCAACTGCCCGTGGTGTGACCATGTGTATTAATGAAGCGGTTAAGAAAAAAGGAAAAGAGTTAAAAGGAGCGCGCGTGGTGATCCAAGGTTTTGGAAATGCAGGCAGCTACTTAGCTAAATTTATGCATGACGCAGGTGCCAAAGTTGTCGCTGTTTCCGATGTATACGGCGGAGTTTATGATCCAGACGGACTTGATATTGATTATTTACTCGATAGAAGAGATAGTTTCGGAACCTTCTCTCAGCTATTTACGGATACAATCAGCAACCAGGAATTGCTAGAATTAGAATGTGATATTCTTGTACCGGCTGCGATTTCGAACCAAATCACTGAAAAGAATGCAGCTAACATTAAAGCGAGTATTGTAGTTGAAGCAGCAAATGGACCAACCACTCTTGAAGCTACAAAGATTTTAACAGAGCATGGAGTTCTTCTTGTTCCAGATATTCTTGCAAGTGCAGGCGGCGTTACCGTTTCTTATTTTGAATGGGTGCAAAACAATCAGGGTTACTATTGGTCTGAAGAAGAGGTCATGGAAAAGCTTGAGAAGGTAATGGTTAGTTCTTTTGACACGATTTATCAACAAGCTCAAACTTATCAAGTTGATATGCGGTTAGCTGCATATATGGTTGGGATTAAGAAAGTAGCAGAGGCCTCCCAATTCAGAGGCTGGGTATAA